Proteins from a single region of Clupea harengus chromosome 5, Ch_v2.0.2, whole genome shotgun sequence:
- the LOC105909955 gene encoding contactin-4 codes for MKMLLPWELLILLSLKDCLAERNIRHGPVFTQEPSDGIFPLNSEDNKVFINCKAKGNPPPHYRWKFNGQEIDMDSNYNLVEGNLLIKRPQASQHGGIYQCIATNAIGTIVSREARVQFAFLQPFSSKPRKTVSVREGQAVVLLCGPPPHFGDIKYSWIFNGQPGFLIRDNRRFVSQRTGNLYIAKVEASDVGNYTCVVRNVMNNATVYSSPTPVVLRSDAVMGEYEPKIEVQFAESVQVAKGSSVKLECFALGNPVPSISWRRADGSPLPGKIKINHSNGVLEIPYFRPEDAGLYECVAENARGRNVARGQLIFDNVEHLHWAQTLRDAHVAIEASLQWECRANGKPRPTYKWLKNGEPVATEDRVRVEGGRLSISNINVMDAGMYQCAAMNQHGVIYASAELKVVASPPDFSRNPVKKSTLIQRGGEAIIECRPHASPRASYFWRKGGDFLKNTKRRTILEDGTLRIANVSKSDGGRYTCVARNPFGTASSTGTLVVKEPTKITAPPLSMDATVGESIVLPCVISTDSTLEPTFKWFFNGKLLDFNRQDHFEMIGAGSAGDLMIRNIQLKHSGKYVCMVHTLVDSVSAAADLLVRGSPGAPEGVAVGEITDTTAQLSWVPGSDHHSPITNYIVQARNPFSIGWQAVKTVPAAVPGQMLHATVVDLNPFVDYEFRVVAINNVGVGEPSAPSRPIRTKAAVPETAPTSVSGGGGNRGELVIVWEPIPEEHQNGEGFGYVVAFRPVGKSTWKQAVMASAEASKYTFKNDSLPPLGRYAVKVGVYNNMGEGPFSDVAFIYSAEEEPSIAPSKVWARTLSASEIQVYWEPVPERDSSGKIFGYEVVWREEGVSASEAARARVMDTAANITGLKGSTLYLISVSAHNSAGTGPASSPINVTTKKPPPSHPPANIEWNLTNSKIFLNWEHVKAMDNESDVTGYKVVYRQNWLGRVSIVETNRTSVELQLPSGEDYLIEIRSQSEGGEGSSSGPIRIPKMSSLNSKGRLNADLRKMSDLCAMIFVVSWLIL; via the exons AGAGAAATATCCGGCATGGGCCTGTCTTCACTCAAGAGCCCAGTGATGGCATTTTCCCTTTAAACTCTGAAGACAACAAGGTATTCATTAACTGCAAAGCTAAAGGCAACCCCCCTCCACATTACAG ATGGAAGTTCAATGGTCAAGAAATTGATATGGACTCCAACTACAACCTTGTGGAAGGAAACTTGTTGATCAAGAGACCACAGGCCAGCCAGCATGGAGGCATTTATCAGTGCATAGCCACCAATGCAATCGGAACCATCGTCAGCCGAGAAGCCAGAGTGCAGTTTgcat TCCTGCAGCCGTTCAGCAGCAAGCCGAGGAAAACCGTGTCGGTGAGAGAAGGTCAGGCCGTTGTTCTCTTGTGTGGTCCGCCCCCTCATTTTGGAG ATATTAAATACTCGTGGATCTTCAATGGCCAGCCGGGATTCCTGATCCGTGACAACCGGCGCTTCGTGTCACAGCGGACGGGGAACCTGTACATCGCCAAGGTGGAGGCGTCGGACGTGGGCAACTACACATGCGTGGTGAGGAACGTGATGAACAACGCCACCGTGTACAGCTCACCAACCCCCGTGGTCCTGCGCTCGGACG CTGTGATGGGGGAGTACGAGCCAAAGATTGAAGTCCAGTTTGCAGAAAGCGTCCAGGTTGCCAAGGGATCCTCGGTCAAGCTGGAATGTTTCGCCTTAGGAAA TCCGGTGCCTTCCATCTCGTGGCGACGCGCAGATGGGAGCCCCCTCCCTGGCAAGATCAAAATCAACCACTCCAACGGGGTCCTGGAGATCCCATATTTCCGCCCGGAGGATGCTGGCCTGTACGAGTGTGTCGCCGAGAATGCCAGAGGACGAAACGTGGCCAGAGGACAACTCATTTTTGACA ATGTTGAGCATCTGCACTGGGCACAGACTCTGAGAGACGCACACGTGGCCATTGAGGCCAGCCTGCAGTGGGAATGCCGTGCAAATGGCAAACCCAGGCCCACATACAAATGGCTCAAGAATGGGGAACCAGTCGCAACTGAG GATAGGGTACGAGTGGAGGGCGGCAGATTATCCATCTCCAACATCAACGTGATGGACGCCGGGATGTACCAGTGCGCAGCCATGAACCAGCACGGGGTCATTTATGCCAGCGCTGAGCTCAAAGTTGTGG CCTCTCCGCCTGACTTCTCCAGGAACCCGGTGAAGAAATCGACACTGATCCAGCGCGGAGGGGAGGCCATCATCGAGTGCCGCCCCCACGCGTCCCCCCGAGCCTCCTACTTCTGGCGCAAGGGCGGCGACTTCCTGAAAAACACTAAGAG GCGCACCATCCTGGAGGACGGAACTCTCCGCATCGCCAACGTTAGCAAATCAGATGGAGGCCGATACACCTGTGTCGCCCGAAACCCTTTTGGAACAGCCAGCAGCACTGGCACGCTGGTCGTGAAAG AGCCAACCAAGATCACAGCACCACCCCTGAGCATGGATGCCACAGTGGGAGAGAGCATCGTGCTCCCCTGTGTAATCTCCACCGACTCCACACTGGAGCCCACCTTCAAGTGGTTCTTCAACGGCAAGCTCCTAGATTTCAACAGGCAGGATCACTTTGAGATGATCGGTGCG GGCTCTGCTGGCGACCTGATGATCAGGAATATTCAGCTGAAGCACTCGGGAAAATATGTCTGCATGGTGCACACTCTGGTGGATagtgtgtctgctgctgctgacctACTTGTGCGAG GGTCCCCTGGCGCTCCCGAGGGCGTGGCTGTGGGTGAGATCACCGACACGACCGCCCAGCTCTCCTGGGTCCCGGGGTCTGACCACCACAGTCCCATCACCAACTACATTGTCCAGGCAAGGAATCCTTTCTCCATAGGTTGGCAGGCAGTCAAAACAG TTCCTGCTGCTGTGCCTGGCCAGATGTTGCATGCCACAGTGGTGGACCTGAACCCCTTCGTGGATTATGAATTCAGGGTGGTGGCAATTAACAATGTGGGCGTCGGGGAGCCCAGCGCACCGTCCAGGCCAATTCGCACCAAAGCTGCAG TGCCAGAGACGGCCCCAACCAGCGTGAGTGGCGGAGGAGGGAACCGTGGAGAACTGGTTATAGTATGGGAG CCTATCCCCGAAGAGCACCAGAATGGAGAGGGATTTGGCTACGTTGTGGCATTTCGACCCGTCGGCAAGTCGACCTGGAAACAAGCCGTGATGGCCTCCGCCGAGGCCTCCAAGTACACTTTTAAGAACGACAGCCTGCCGCCCCTTGGTCGGTACGCGGTGAAAGTCGGCGTCTACAACAACATGGGCGAGGGGCCATTCAGTGACGTGGCCTTCATTTATTCCGCAGAAGAGG AGCCTTCAATTGCCCCTTCGAAAGTGTGGGCACGTACCCTGTCTGCCTCGGAAATCCAGGTTTACTGGGAGCCTGTGCCggagagagacagcagtggGAAGATCTTTGGTTACGAG GTTGTGTGGCGCGAGGAGGGGGTGTCGGCGAGTGAGGCGGCGCGCGCCAGGGTCATGGACACGGCGGCTAACATCACAGGGCTGAAGGGCAGCACGCTGTATCTCATCTCCGTCAGCGCCCACAACAGCGCCGGCACTGGACCTGCCAGCAGCCCCATCAATGTCACCACCAAGAAGCCAC cacCGAGTCATCCTCCAGCAAATATAGAGTGGAACTTAACAAACTCGAAGATATTTTTGAACTGGGAACACGTGAAGGCCATGGACAATGAGTCAGATGTCACCGGTTACAAG GTGGTGTATCGTCAGAATTGGCTCGGACGTGTCAGCATCGTTGAGACCAACCGGACTTctgtggagctgcagctgcCCTCGGGAGAGGACTACCTCATTGAAATCAGGTCACAGAGTGAAGGAGGCGAGGGAAGCAGCAGCGGCCCCATAAGGATACCAAAGATGTCCA GTCTTAATTCAAAGGGACGTTTGAATGCAGACCTGAGGAAAATGTCAGACTTGTGTGCAATGATTTTTGTAGTGTCATGGCTGATTCTATAG